In the Methanobrevibacter boviskoreani JH1 genome, one interval contains:
- the atwA gene encoding methyl coenzyme M reductase system, component A2: MKFITLKNINKSFNGVQVLKNINVEIDEGETLGILGRSGSGKSVLINMLRGTKEYAPDDGDVIFHVAVCPDCLHVESPSKAGEKCPKCGKTLESKDINMWDTDRLQYHALKRRIAIMLQRNFALYDEATVIENVLKAMDDDDNEHYEENLYRAIDILDKVEMSHRITHIARDLSGGEKQRVVLSRQIAKNPMLFLADEPTGTLDPQTAETLHENLKESVKENGITMVITSHWPEVMEKLADKVIWLENGEIYKSGEPTEIVEEFLKIVPLPQKVEDHEIGGPIIKIDDIKKHYYSIDRGIVKSVDGVTLEVNQEEIMGIVGLSGSGKTTLTKMIAGLTDPSSGKVEIKVGDDWVDMSQPGPMARGRAVPYIGLLHQEFSLYPYRDVLGNLSDAISLELPAEFAKMQALHVLESVGFSQEQSAEILNKYPDELSAGEKHRVAIAQVLIKEPNIIILDEPTGTMDPITRVIVTDSILKARDELKQTFVIVSHDMDFVLDVCDRAVLMRNGQIISEGTPKEIVGELTSSEKEDMLRNQE; the protein is encoded by the coding sequence ATGAAGTTTATTACTCTTAAAAATATAAACAAATCCTTTAATGGTGTTCAAGTTCTTAAAAACATTAATGTTGAAATAGATGAAGGTGAAACACTTGGAATTTTGGGACGTAGTGGTTCAGGTAAATCTGTTTTAATTAATATGTTACGTGGTACCAAAGAATATGCTCCAGATGATGGAGATGTAATTTTCCATGTTGCAGTATGTCCTGATTGTTTACATGTCGAATCCCCTTCAAAAGCCGGTGAAAAATGTCCAAAATGTGGAAAAACACTTGAATCAAAAGACATTAATATGTGGGATACTGATAGGTTACAATATCATGCCCTTAAAAGACGTATAGCTATTATGTTACAAAGAAACTTTGCTTTATATGATGAGGCAACAGTTATCGAAAATGTACTTAAGGCTATGGATGATGATGACAATGAACATTATGAGGAGAATTTATACAGGGCTATAGATATCTTAGATAAAGTTGAAATGAGTCACAGAATCACCCATATTGCACGTGATTTAAGTGGTGGAGAAAAACAAAGGGTAGTATTATCAAGACAGATTGCTAAAAATCCTATGTTGTTCTTGGCTGATGAACCTACAGGTACTCTTGATCCACAAACAGCAGAAACACTCCATGAAAACTTAAAGGAATCCGTTAAAGAAAATGGAATTACTATGGTAATTACTTCTCACTGGCCGGAAGTTATGGAAAAATTAGCAGATAAAGTTATCTGGCTAGAAAACGGAGAAATCTATAAATCCGGAGAACCTACAGAAATTGTTGAGGAATTCTTAAAGATTGTGCCTTTACCTCAAAAAGTCGAGGATCATGAAATTGGCGGTCCAATTATAAAGATTGATGATATTAAAAAACATTATTATTCAATTGATAGAGGTATAGTTAAATCTGTTGACGGAGTGACTTTGGAAGTTAACCAGGAAGAAATTATGGGTATTGTAGGATTAAGTGGTTCTGGAAAAACTACTTTGACCAAAATGATTGCTGGTTTAACTGATCCAAGTTCAGGTAAAGTCGAGATCAAAGTTGGTGATGATTGGGTAGATATGAGTCAACCAGGTCCAATGGCTAGAGGTCGTGCTGTTCCATATATCGGTTTGTTACATCAGGAGTTTTCATTATACCCTTATAGGGATGTTCTTGGAAACTTGTCCGATGCTATTAGTTTAGAATTGCCTGCAGAGTTTGCTAAGATGCAAGCACTTCATGTACTTGAATCTGTAGGATTCTCACAGGAGCAATCTGCAGAAATATTAAATAAATATCCAGATGAATTAAGTGCCGGTGAAAAGCACAGGGTGGCAATTGCTCAGGTACTTATTAAGGAACCTAATATAATTATTCTTGATGAGCCTACAGGTACTATGGATCCAATTACAAGGGTTATTGTAACTGATTCTATATTAAAAGCAAGAGATGAACTTAAACAAACATTTGTAATTGTTTCTCACGATATGGACTTTGTTTTAGATGTATGTGACCGTGCGGTTTTAATGAGAAATGGTCAAATAATAAGTGAAGGAACTCCTAAAGAAATTGTCGGAGAACTTACTTCATCTGAAAAAGAGGACATGTTAAGAAATCAAGAATAG
- a CDS encoding AAA family ATPase — MKSKSKSQEIKVTNVKKVNTPTLDEIEAEKIKIQPVGYPFNFNLLDATPLEISDEKLFEEYAKEQWLGLEVKKNSYLFDQKIIPDYGFKIIEAQPDNSIITEKTHIKVIDEIKTSQEIKPQKYHIDFNDIIGQENAKNKVKIIKKYVEEPEKFGQWAPRNILFYGLPGTGKTMLAKALASNLNIPLYLVKATSLIGDHVGDGAHQIHDLFENASKHAPSLIFIDEIDAIALHRQYQSLRGDVSEIVNSLLTELDGINPNTGVVTIGATNNIQFIDNAVRSRFEEEIEFKLPNLNERKRILENNITSIPINIDIDIDKVAKMSKGMSGRDLKQKILKTALHHAIANDKTTIDMRDIEYAFKQSKIKTVNEVKNMYE, encoded by the coding sequence TTGAAATCAAAAAGTAAATCACAAGAGATAAAGGTTACTAATGTTAAAAAAGTTAACACCCCTACATTAGATGAAATTGAAGCAGAAAAAATTAAAATACAACCTGTAGGATACCCATTTAACTTTAATTTACTTGATGCTACACCACTTGAAATTTCTGATGAAAAATTATTTGAGGAATACGCTAAAGAGCAGTGGTTAGGTTTAGAAGTTAAAAAGAATTCATATTTATTTGATCAAAAAATAATACCAGATTATGGATTTAAAATTATAGAAGCTCAGCCAGACAATTCAATTATTACTGAAAAAACTCATATTAAAGTAATTGATGAGATAAAAACTTCACAGGAAATTAAACCTCAAAAGTACCATATAGATTTTAATGACATCATAGGCCAGGAAAATGCTAAGAACAAAGTGAAGATTATTAAGAAATATGTTGAAGAACCTGAGAAATTTGGTCAATGGGCACCAAGAAACATATTATTTTATGGACTTCCAGGTACTGGTAAAACGATGCTTGCAAAGGCACTTGCATCAAATCTTAATATTCCATTATATCTAGTTAAAGCGACAAGTTTAATTGGTGATCATGTTGGAGATGGTGCACATCAAATACATGATTTATTTGAAAATGCTTCAAAACATGCTCCCTCATTAATATTTATTGATGAGATAGATGCAATAGCACTTCACAGACAATACCAATCATTAAGAGGAGATGTTTCTGAGATTGTTAATTCATTGCTTACTGAATTAGACGGAATTAATCCAAATACAGGTGTAGTTACAATTGGTGCCACCAACAATATTCAATTTATTGATAATGCGGTAAGAAGCAGATTTGAAGAGGAAATTGAATTTAAATTACCTAATCTAAATGAAAGGAAAAGAATTCTGGAAAACAATATTACAAGCATTCCTATCAACATAGATATTGACATAGACAAAGTTGCTAAAATGAGTAAAGGAATGTCTGGAAGAGATTTGAAACAAAAAATCTTAAAAACCGCATTACACCATGCAATTGCAAATGACAAAACCACAATTGACATGAGGGATATTGAATATGCATTTAAACAATCAAAAATAAAAACAGTAAATGAAGTTAAGAATATGTATGAATAA
- a CDS encoding methanogenesis marker 9 domain-containing protein has translation MTWENAPSHICRGGDVRGLAFCCPPVKPCPILNALNEVGITPQEYIEIKNKYAKETRLGEGPGTCFGSLVWCCKPSKPCPLRDMSMRSIDMSVDEYLTLKKQMAEEIVGKGNKSNDNENVEALVHAFNIDSNQAEKVLNDCNNDLRMAVKVLRVKELKDEVED, from the coding sequence ATGACTTGGGAAAATGCACCGTCACATATTTGTAGGGGAGGAGATGTAAGAGGATTAGCTTTTTGTTGTCCTCCAGTTAAACCATGCCCAATTTTAAATGCATTAAATGAGGTAGGTATTACACCACAGGAATATATTGAGATAAAAAATAAATATGCAAAGGAAACTAGATTGGGGGAAGGACCGGGAACCTGTTTCGGTTCTTTAGTCTGGTGTTGTAAACCTTCTAAACCATGTCCTTTAAGGGATATGTCTATGCGTAGCATTGACATGAGTGTAGATGAATATCTTACATTGAAAAAACAGATGGCAGAGGAAATTGTTGGAAAGGGCAATAAATCCAATGATAATGAAAATGTAGAGGCTCTCGTTCATGCTTTTAACATAGATTCTAATCAGGCTGAAAAAGTATTAAATGATTGTAACAATGATTTAAGAATGGCCGTTAAAGTTTTAAGGGTTAAAGAGTTAAAGGATGAGGTTGAAGATTAA
- a CDS encoding GTP cyclohydrolase III gives MIQMTLIQIDNYGPWTVTPRPRNESDLQILQSELFADVQRQFATKKGLVFFTRFDNMLAITNGINKEDHLRIQRSIRNRYPITISMGVGAAKTPHEAQRLATMALQKEGGAQSSDRKEILAIDSLANEDEGYVQVAHVDINSVTETLTDKESAFDTNFMVNKAQHYLMTKLIKRGSLLFFIGGDNFMAPCNGLSEQDIIDILKEIDEEIGITLKAGIGRGKNAEDAAYMADLGLRKIRKGNNAKWTEVIEKGC, from the coding sequence ATGATTCAAATGACATTGATACAAATTGATAATTATGGTCCTTGGACAGTAACTCCAAGACCTCGTAATGAATCTGACCTTCAAATTTTACAGTCAGAGTTATTTGCAGATGTACAAAGACAATTTGCAACTAAAAAAGGTCTTGTATTCTTTACAAGGTTTGACAATATGTTGGCTATTACAAATGGTATTAATAAAGAAGACCATTTAAGAATCCAAAGATCTATTAGAAATAGATATCCTATAACAATTAGTATGGGTGTTGGTGCAGCAAAAACACCTCATGAAGCACAAAGATTAGCAACTATGGCTTTACAAAAAGAAGGTGGGGCACAGTCTTCCGATAGAAAAGAGATATTGGCTATCGATTCCCTTGCTAATGAGGATGAGGGTTATGTTCAAGTTGCACATGTTGATATTAATAGTGTCACTGAAACCTTAACAGATAAGGAATCTGCTTTTGACACTAATTTTATGGTAAATAAAGCACAACATTATTTAATGACTAAGTTAATTAAAAGGGGATCTTTATTGTTCTTCATTGGTGGAGATAATTTTATGGCTCCATGTAATGGATTATCTGAACAAGATATTATTGATATATTAAAAGAGATTGATGAAGAAATAGGAATTACACTTAAAGCAGGAATTGGTCGAGGTAAAAATGCTGAAGATGCAGCATATATGGCTGATTTAGGTTTAAGAAAAATTAGAAAAGGTAATAATGCAAAATGGACTGAAGTTATTGAAAAAGGTTGCTAA
- the cofD gene encoding 2-phospho-L-lactate transferase has protein sequence MICVLSGGTGTPKLIQGLKEVVDLKDLSIIVNTVENNYFSGVYVSGDIDVVLYTLKDMIDEEFWYGIKGDTYITSEYLEKMGTPEKIRIGDRDRATMIQKTLMLEEGYSLSEIVDIQRKYLGIESKVIPMSDVDSDIVIETDIGQLDFHEFLIEKQCKPIVKDVVYSDVPPAPELIETIEKSEMVIIGPSNPITSIMPIVSIDGVREALRDKYVVAVSPIVGTEPVSGPAGKFMNALGYDVSAIGVAEMYKDFVDKLIIDNEDKDLSLKIKDIVGDVGVTNTMMKSLDIKKDLANFILKSRND, from the coding sequence ATGATTTGTGTATTGTCTGGAGGAACCGGAACTCCAAAATTGATTCAAGGTTTGAAAGAAGTTGTAGATTTAAAGGATTTAAGTATTATTGTAAATACTGTGGAGAATAATTATTTCTCAGGGGTATATGTAAGTGGTGACATTGATGTTGTTCTTTATACTTTAAAAGACATGATTGACGAGGAATTCTGGTATGGCATTAAGGGAGATACCTATATCACAAGCGAATATCTTGAGAAAATGGGAACCCCTGAGAAGATTAGGATAGGAGATAGAGATAGGGCTACTATGATTCAGAAAACATTAATGTTGGAAGAGGGTTACAGCTTATCTGAGATAGTCGATATTCAAAGAAAATATTTGGGTATTGAATCTAAGGTCATTCCTATGAGTGATGTTGATTCTGACATTGTTATTGAAACAGATATTGGTCAACTTGATTTTCATGAGTTCTTAATAGAGAAACAATGTAAACCTATAGTTAAAGATGTGGTTTACTCTGATGTTCCTCCCGCTCCAGAACTTATTGAAACTATTGAAAAATCCGAGATGGTTATTATTGGACCATCTAATCCAATTACTTCAATCATGCCTATTGTATCTATTGATGGTGTTAGGGAAGCTTTAAGGGACAAATATGTTGTGGCAGTATCTCCTATTGTAGGCACTGAACCTGTCAGTGGTCCTGCAGGTAAATTTATGAATGCATTAGGTTATGATGTATCTGCAATTGGTGTTGCGGAGATGTATAAGGACTTTGTAGATAAGTTAATCATAGATAATGAGGATAAGGACTTGTCTTTAAAAATTAAAGATATTGTGGGGGATGTTGGAGTAACTAACACTATGATGAAGTCTTTAGATATTAAAAAGGATTTAGCTAATTTTATATTAAAGTCTAGAAATGATTAA
- a CDS encoding precorrin-2 dehydrogenase/sirohydrochlorin ferrochelatase family protein has protein sequence MAYLSLYFDVSDKNVFILGTGEVACRRANSFLDKNANVVLAGDSLNSEILDKGARLVKIHTNIDDDENYDKYFLENKNIVLSEVNKADFVIIATGDYALADYTSSISQNKLLNRADNPSSGNVIVPTSFFIGDIEFSIYTSGKSPLMAKTLRKKIQSIVSDEDIMEIELQDFARKLLKSKVSDSKKRRKILYEILDDPKIRDLLKNKELNNAKIEVKSFIDDL, from the coding sequence ATGGCTTATTTAAGTCTTTATTTTGATGTTTCTGATAAGAATGTTTTTATTTTAGGAACTGGTGAGGTGGCTTGCCGTAGGGCTAATAGTTTTTTGGATAAAAATGCTAATGTTGTTTTGGCAGGTGACAGTTTAAATTCCGAAATTCTTGATAAAGGGGCTCGACTTGTTAAGATTCATACAAATATTGATGATGACGAGAATTATGATAAATATTTTTTGGAAAATAAGAATATTGTATTGTCTGAGGTTAATAAAGCTGATTTTGTAATTATCGCAACTGGTGATTATGCCCTTGCAGATTATACCTCCTCAATATCACAGAACAAACTTCTTAATAGGGCAGACAATCCAAGTTCTGGAAATGTTATAGTTCCCACTAGTTTTTTCATTGGGGATATTGAATTTTCTATCTATACCAGTGGTAAAAGTCCTCTTATGGCTAAAACATTACGTAAAAAGATTCAATCTATTGTCAGTGACGAGGATATAATGGAGATTGAACTTCAAGATTTTGCAAGAAAGCTTCTTAAATCTAAGGTAAGTGATTCAAAAAAACGTAGGAAAATATTGTATGAAATTTTGGATGATCCTAAAATCAGGGATTTGTTAAAGAATAAAGAACTGAACAACGCTAAAATCGAGGTTAAATCTTTTATAGATGATTTATAA
- a CDS encoding phosphorylating glyceraldehyde-3-phosphate dehydrogenase → MKSIAVNGIGTIGKRVADAVSAQDDMKIVGVCKTKPDFEARAAIEKGYDLYMAIPEREQLFKDAGIEVAGTVDDMIEEADLVVDCTPGKVGRTNLEKYKKAGTKAIYQGGEDHDLTGISFNSFSNYDESYGADYSRVVSCNTTGLTRTLYPISQIADIKKVRAVMVRRGADPNEVKKGPINSIVPNPPKVPSHHGPDVGTVMKGIDITTMALLVPTTLMHEHNIMVELNNEVSTDDIIDVLDKRSRVILAEASMGLGSTAELMEYAKELGRSRNDLYEIPVWKESINVVDNELYYMQAVHQESDVVPENVDCIRAMLEMESDNEKSIKKTNEAMGIL, encoded by the coding sequence ATGAAATCAATTGCTGTAAATGGAATTGGAACAATTGGAAAAAGAGTAGCTGATGCAGTTTCAGCTCAAGATGATATGAAAATTGTTGGTGTATGTAAAACAAAACCTGATTTTGAAGCTCGTGCTGCTATAGAAAAGGGTTATGATTTATATATGGCCATACCTGAAAGAGAACAATTATTTAAAGATGCAGGAATAGAAGTTGCAGGTACTGTTGATGATATGATTGAGGAGGCAGATCTTGTAGTTGACTGTACACCAGGTAAGGTCGGAAGAACCAATCTTGAAAAATATAAGAAAGCAGGTACAAAGGCAATATATCAAGGTGGAGAAGACCATGATCTAACTGGAATATCATTTAATTCATTCTCTAATTATGATGAGTCATATGGTGCAGATTACTCACGTGTTGTATCTTGTAACACCACCGGTCTCACACGTACATTATATCCGATAAGCCAAATTGCAGATATTAAAAAGGTTAGAGCAGTTATGGTAAGACGTGGAGCAGATCCAAATGAAGTTAAAAAAGGACCTATTAATTCCATAGTACCAAACCCACCTAAAGTTCCTTCACACCATGGCCCTGATGTTGGAACTGTAATGAAAGGCATCGATATTACCACCATGGCCCTTCTTGTACCAACAACATTAATGCATGAACATAATATTATGGTGGAGTTAAATAATGAGGTTTCCACCGATGATATTATTGATGTTCTTGATAAAAGATCAAGAGTTATTCTTGCAGAGGCAAGTATGGGACTTGGCTCCACTGCAGAATTAATGGAATATGCAAAAGAACTTGGAAGAAGTAGAAATGATTTATATGAGATTCCAGTATGGAAAGAATCAATTAATGTAGTTGATAACGAGCTTTACTATATGCAAGCAGTACACCAAGAATCAGATGTTGTTCCTGAGAATGTTGATTGTATACGTGCAATGCTTGAGATGGAATCAGATAATGAAAAATCTATTAAGAAAACCAATGAAGCTATGGGGATTCTATAG
- a CDS encoding DNA topoisomerase IV subunit A: MADEERQPLKKHMPKEKRKEYTYNKLKYLGQDIIDDVTKDKIPTLKVPSRGTGNIHYDPDKRYYVLGDRYSKRSMGNVKQLRKLGQMVCTANFCKDLVQREKTATIREMYYISEGWGVEFNTQQESNTVGEDLEVMLGTTREELGLMPEEDGASVYGDITLEDDGVEINALRAGKSGYTISPTIDEVEFTALGDNVKRVMAVETMGMFHRMVQEHAYDKFDTLIIGLKGQAARATRRFIKRVNEELGLPVYICNDGDPWGFHIGQVIISGSAKLAHVNHELATPNAKFMGVTASDIIKYDLPSDPLKDVDVMRLKELAKDPRYQTDFWQTEIKKMLKIGKKAEQQSFSKYGLEYVIDEYFPTKLREMGADL; encoded by the coding sequence ATGGCTGATGAGGAAAGACAACCACTAAAAAAACACATGCCTAAAGAAAAACGTAAAGAATACACCTATAACAAACTCAAATATCTTGGTCAGGATATTATCGATGATGTTACAAAGGATAAGATTCCTACATTAAAAGTACCTTCCAGAGGAACCGGTAATATCCACTATGACCCTGATAAAAGATACTATGTATTAGGCGATAGATACAGTAAAAGATCTATGGGTAATGTTAAGCAACTTAGAAAATTAGGCCAGATGGTTTGTACTGCTAATTTCTGTAAGGATCTTGTTCAAAGAGAAAAGACTGCTACCATCAGGGAAATGTATTATATTAGTGAAGGTTGGGGTGTTGAATTTAACACACAACAAGAATCCAACACTGTTGGAGAAGATTTGGAAGTTATGTTAGGTACCACCCGTGAAGAGTTAGGGCTTATGCCAGAAGAGGACGGTGCATCAGTTTATGGAGACATTACCTTAGAAGATGATGGCGTAGAGATTAACGCACTTAGAGCTGGAAAATCTGGTTATACAATTTCACCTACCATTGATGAAGTTGAATTTACAGCTTTAGGAGACAATGTGAAAAGGGTAATGGCTGTAGAAACCATGGGAATGTTCCACCGTATGGTCCAGGAACATGCATATGATAAATTTGATACATTAATCATAGGACTTAAAGGTCAAGCGGCTCGTGCTACAAGAAGATTCATTAAAAGGGTTAATGAGGAATTAGGTCTTCCAGTCTATATCTGTAACGATGGAGATCCATGGGGTTTCCACATTGGACAGGTAATTATCTCAGGTAGTGCTAAGCTTGCACATGTAAACCATGAACTTGCAACACCTAATGCTAAATTCATGGGAGTAACTGCCAGTGATATTATTAAATATGATCTTCCAAGTGATCCTTTAAAAGATGTGGATGTAATGAGACTTAAGGAATTAGCAAAAGATCCAAGATATCAAACTGATTTCTGGCAGACTGAAATCAAAAAGATGCTTAAAATCGGGAAAAAAGCAGAGCAGCAATCTTTCTCCAAGTATGGTCTTGAATATGTTATTGATGAGTATTTCCCAACAAAACTTAGAGAAATGGGTGCAGATTTATAA
- a CDS encoding TIM barrel protein gives MDKVIFGPAGKPKGYKGKAYEPCGYLNERRLYAYEYQSGRGLRIGEESSKKLKADSKRNKVKVSMHCPYYINMCAKEDDKIRKSIESLFKCGQVGEWMGAYRLVFHPGYYTKQSPSLALEKAENGYKGLLKKCEEEGLEDYTFAPETTGKKSQLGNVDEIIHMCENLEHFEPTIDFAHVHARGEGILNRKEDYNSIFSKLEDHLNIERLHCHFTTIEYTNKGEKRHHTLEENDEYGPNIEDLLQNLIDYGWKATIICETPKLDEDAIKMREIYESLL, from the coding sequence ATGGATAAAGTAATATTTGGACCTGCAGGAAAACCTAAAGGATATAAAGGCAAGGCATATGAGCCATGCGGTTATCTTAATGAGCGAAGACTATATGCATATGAATATCAATCAGGCCGCGGACTTAGAATTGGCGAGGAGAGTTCTAAAAAACTTAAAGCAGACTCTAAAAGAAATAAAGTAAAAGTTTCCATGCATTGTCCTTATTACATAAACATGTGTGCTAAAGAGGATGATAAAATCCGAAAATCCATTGAAAGTCTATTTAAATGTGGACAAGTTGGGGAATGGATGGGAGCATATAGATTAGTTTTTCATCCAGGATACTATACAAAACAAAGTCCTAGTTTAGCTCTTGAAAAGGCAGAAAATGGGTATAAAGGATTACTTAAAAAATGCGAAGAGGAAGGACTTGAAGATTACACATTTGCTCCAGAAACAACTGGAAAGAAATCACAGCTTGGAAATGTTGATGAGATAATCCACATGTGTGAAAATCTCGAGCATTTCGAACCAACTATAGACTTTGCACATGTCCATGCAAGAGGTGAAGGAATATTAAATAGGAAAGAAGATTATAATTCAATCTTCTCAAAATTAGAGGACCATCTCAATATTGAAAGATTACATTGTCATTTTACAACAATTGAATATACAAACAAGGGAGAAAAAAGACACCACACTCTAGAGGAGAATGACGAATATGGTCCTAATATTGAGGATTTGCTTCAAAACCTAATTGACTATGGATGGAAAGCTACAATAATATGTGAAACACCCAAACTAGATGAGGATGCAATTAAAATGAGAGAAATCTATGAAAGTTTACTATAA
- a CDS encoding MJ0144 family RNA dihydrouridine synthase-like protein has product MAGINDGDFALKLIPYGFDTVTLGGFNVDEKTIDAGYKIIQRGRAEFNIPLNQVYQYIEKESLKIKQYDDNVKVSVNLRSTQTKNIIDISKIPSVDIVEINCHCRQEELQNIDCGQAMLKRPDLKDYIKEISSKSKSEVSVKMRGNVDGVNNLEIAQLIEDAGADYLHLDAMKNGVFKADLDLVKNISENTNIYLIGNNSINSLEKAREMLNAGADGFSIARAAISGKMDFNLKDL; this is encoded by the coding sequence ATGGCAGGAATTAATGATGGTGACTTTGCATTAAAATTAATCCCCTATGGATTTGATACGGTAACATTAGGTGGATTTAATGTTGACGAGAAAACGATTGATGCAGGTTATAAAATAATTCAAAGGGGAAGGGCTGAATTTAATATACCTCTTAATCAAGTTTATCAGTATATTGAAAAAGAGAGTTTAAAGATTAAACAATATGATGATAACGTCAAGGTTTCCGTTAATCTTAGATCTACTCAGACTAAGAATATTATAGATATTAGTAAAATACCTTCCGTTGATATAGTGGAAATAAACTGTCATTGCAGACAAGAGGAATTGCAGAATATTGATTGTGGTCAAGCAATGCTTAAAAGACCAGATTTAAAGGATTATATTAAAGAGATCTCATCTAAAAGTAAATCAGAAGTATCTGTAAAAATGAGGGGAAATGTTGATGGGGTAAATAATCTAGAAATTGCTCAGTTAATAGAAGATGCAGGTGCTGATTATCTTCATTTGGATGCTATGAAAAATGGTGTTTTCAAGGCAGATTTAGATTTGGTCAAAAATATATCAGAAAATACTAATATTTATCTAATTGGAAATAATTCTATTAATAGTCTAGAAAAAGCAAGGGAAATGTTAAATGCAGGTGCCGATGGTTTTTCTATTGCTCGTGCAGCTATTAGTGGTAAAATGGATTTTAATCTAAAAGATCTTTAA
- the hemA gene encoding glutamyl-tRNA reductase, giving the protein MIINIRVDYKLTDIQTMESVYTDLKELFNKFKDRFVITEYVEISTCNRHEFYIHSDAFGIEDIIDSNSVNDNLIIETGEDSVFHLFRLSSSLESMIVGEDQILGQIKDSKKKAEKEGHLGKVLDTLFTKAIHVGQEVRQKTNINKGHISMGSAAVDLAEENLGDLQDKIVLIVGAGKMGSLVAKALAEKSLKAIVVANRTYYSATKLAKELGGNAIFFDDLYQYLPISDVIISATGSPHTLIDKKRIIDATNKIKEDIGKDYSNHKTVIIDIANPRDVSEDVKDIGVKLFNIDDLRGIAERTKLERKKEVEEAEKIIDYEFDLLKNSFKLMEVDNILADLRSSMEEIRQRESEKAIVKLADVDGSVKIIDNLTNSIVNKIFFDISKNIKQAARNGDEDLIRAAEIFFLKENQ; this is encoded by the coding sequence TTGATTATTAATATTCGTGTGGATTATAAGTTAACCGATATTCAAACAATGGAAAGTGTTTATACTGATTTAAAAGAACTTTTCAATAAATTCAAAGACAGATTTGTTATTACAGAATATGTTGAAATCTCTACTTGTAATAGACATGAATTTTATATACACTCCGATGCTTTTGGTATTGAAGATATAATTGATTCAAATTCTGTAAATGATAATCTTATAATTGAAACTGGTGAAGATTCAGTTTTTCATTTATTTAGGTTAAGTTCCTCTTTAGAATCTATGATTGTTGGTGAAGATCAGATTTTAGGTCAAATCAAAGATTCTAAAAAGAAAGCAGAGAAGGAAGGTCACTTAGGTAAGGTTTTAGATACCTTGTTTACAAAGGCAATACACGTAGGCCAGGAAGTAAGGCAGAAGACAAACATCAATAAAGGCCATATCTCAATGGGTTCCGCTGCAGTTGATCTTGCAGAGGAAAATCTGGGAGATCTTCAGGATAAAATTGTTCTTATAGTTGGTGCAGGTAAGATGGGTTCACTTGTAGCTAAGGCATTAGCTGAAAAGAGCCTAAAAGCCATTGTTGTTGCAAATAGGACTTATTACAGTGCCACTAAATTAGCTAAAGAATTAGGTGGAAATGCTATCTTCTTTGATGATTTATATCAATATCTTCCTATTTCTGATGTAATTATAAGTGCAACAGGTTCACCTCATACCTTGATTGATAAGAAAAGAATTATTGATGCTACAAATAAGATTAAAGAAGATATTGGTAAGGATTATTCTAATCATAAAACGGTAATTATTGATATTGCTAATCCTCGTGATGTTTCAGAAGATGTAAAGGACATCGGAGTTAAACTATTTAATATCGATGACTTAAGGGGAATTGCTGAAAGGACTAAACTTGAGAGGAAAAAAGAAGTTGAAGAAGCGGAAAAGATAATCGATTATGAATTTGATTTACTTAAAAATTCATTTAAGTTAATGGAAGTTGACAATATTCTTGCCGATTTAAGGTCATCTATGGAAGAGATACGTCAACGTGAATCTGAAAAAGCTATTGTTAAGTTGGCTGATGTAGATGGTAGTGTAAAAATCATTGATAATTTAACAAATTCAATAGTTAATAAAATATTTTTTGATATTTCAAAGAATATTAAACAAGCTGCCCGTAATGGTGATGAAGATTTAATAAGGGCTGCGGAAATATTCTTTTTAAAAGAGAATCAGTAG